The Nocardioides panzhihuensis genome has a segment encoding these proteins:
- a CDS encoding helix-turn-helix domain-containing protein, producing the protein MVTPSGDISDSKFLTVAEVASMMRVSKMTVYRLVHSGELPAVRVGRSFRVREDDANEYLKSSFYNAG; encoded by the coding sequence ATGGTTACTCCTTCTGGAGACATCTCTGACAGCAAGTTCCTGACCGTTGCCGAGGTTGCGTCGATGATGCGCGTCTCCAAGATGACGGTCTACCGGTTGGTTCACTCGGGCGAGCTGCCTGCGGTGCGTGTCGGTCGCTCCTTCCGGGTTCGGGAGGACGACGCGAACGAGTACCTCAAGAGCTCGTTCTACAACGCGGGCTAG
- the trpS gene encoding tryptophan--tRNA ligase: MTRRLSLITPSGRLTLGNHLGALRPMSASADSDAFYGLSDLHALTLPHEPAVLRTRTEEMALLLMASGLEPAALFIQSHVPAHRSLSYLLECVAHTGELGRMIQFKEKSRRVGASVRASLFTYPVLMAADILLYGATEVPVGDDQRQHVELARDIAVRFNTTYGRVFSVPQAVHPEAGARVMDLADPTRKMSKSAGDAHPGSIFLLDDPAVVRRKIARAVTDSAGVVARDEERPGVTNLIDILEACGGSADGLTSYGNLKAAVTDAVVAELEPIQKRYRELAADRTYVTEVYAAGAARCREVTAPVLAAAEAAIGLA; the protein is encoded by the coding sequence ATGACCAGGCGACTCTCCCTCATCACTCCCTCCGGCCGGCTCACCCTCGGCAACCATCTCGGCGCGCTGCGGCCGATGTCGGCCTCGGCTGACTCGGACGCCTTCTACGGGCTCTCCGACCTGCACGCACTGACGCTGCCGCACGAACCGGCGGTGCTGCGTACGCGGACGGAGGAGATGGCTCTCCTCCTGATGGCGTCCGGGCTCGAACCGGCGGCGTTGTTCATCCAGTCCCACGTCCCCGCACACCGGTCGCTCAGCTATCTGCTGGAGTGCGTCGCGCACACCGGTGAGCTGGGACGGATGATCCAGTTCAAGGAGAAGTCGCGCCGTGTCGGAGCATCGGTACGCGCCTCGCTGTTCACCTATCCGGTGCTGATGGCGGCCGACATCCTGCTCTACGGCGCGACCGAGGTGCCTGTGGGTGACGACCAGCGCCAGCACGTCGAGCTCGCCCGCGACATCGCGGTGCGGTTCAACACGACGTACGGCCGGGTCTTCTCGGTCCCTCAGGCGGTGCATCCGGAGGCCGGGGCCCGCGTCATGGACCTGGCCGACCCGACCCGCAAGATGTCGAAGTCGGCCGGTGACGCGCATCCCGGCTCGATCTTCCTGCTCGACGACCCCGCCGTCGTACGCCGCAAGATCGCTCGCGCGGTCACCGACTCCGCCGGCGTCGTCGCCCGCGACGAGGAGCGGCCGGGGGTCACCAACCTGATCGACATCCTCGAGGCCTGCGGCGGCTCGGCCGACGGCCTGACGAGCTACGGGAACCTGAAGGCCGCGGTCACCGACGCGGTCGTCGCGGAGCTCGAGCCGATCCAGAAGCGCTACCGCGAGCTCGCCGCCGACCGGACGTACGTGACGGAGGTGTACGCCGCCGGAGCAGCCAGGTGCCGGGAGGTGACCGCCCCCGTCCTGGCCGCAGCGGAGGCGGCGATCGGTCTGGCCTGA
- a CDS encoding MFS transporter produces the protein MSRRHWIDDWRPEDATFWEETGAKTARRNLIWSIFAEHLGFSVWLIWSVSSAFLVAQGFDFTPGQLFFLIAIPNLVGALLRVPYTLAVPKFGGRNWTMVSAGLLLVPTLGFAYAVTEPTTPYWVFCLIAATAGLGGGNFASSMANINFFYPASKKGAALGLNAAGGNLGVALIQFLLPVIVGGAGIFGMVKAAEGGILLERAAFVYAALAVVAILAAFFFMDNISSAKSSAREQLSVVRSKQTWIMAFLYIGTFGSFIGYSAAMPLLIKLNFWVPSPEPLGTGIYFAYFAFLGALIGSATRPLGGWLADRWGGAKVTLGAFVGMVVFTLAVLWTLMQLTPNPEAAPAIALQNQSWFPVFLGFFMLVFAATGIGNGSTYKMIPSIFRREAELATTPGTAERETALVGATKKSSAAVGIIGAVGAIGGFLIPIAFNSPWVSNPLDATKSAFIAFTVFYAVCALVTFTVYLRPQRARVGELAEVRI, from the coding sequence ATGAGCCGCCGCCACTGGATCGACGACTGGCGTCCGGAGGACGCCACCTTTTGGGAGGAGACCGGGGCGAAGACCGCCCGCCGCAACCTGATCTGGTCGATCTTCGCCGAGCACCTCGGCTTCTCGGTCTGGCTGATCTGGTCTGTGTCCTCAGCCTTCCTGGTCGCCCAGGGCTTCGACTTCACCCCGGGGCAGCTCTTCTTCCTGATCGCGATCCCAAACCTGGTCGGCGCTCTGCTGCGGGTGCCCTACACCCTGGCGGTGCCGAAGTTCGGCGGCCGCAACTGGACGATGGTCTCGGCCGGTCTGCTGCTCGTGCCGACCCTGGGGTTCGCGTACGCCGTGACCGAGCCGACCACTCCGTACTGGGTCTTCTGCCTCATCGCCGCCACCGCCGGTCTCGGCGGCGGCAACTTCGCCTCCTCCATGGCCAACATCAACTTCTTCTATCCCGCGTCCAAGAAGGGCGCGGCACTCGGGCTCAACGCCGCCGGCGGCAACCTCGGGGTCGCGCTCATCCAGTTCCTGCTGCCGGTCATCGTCGGCGGTGCGGGCATCTTCGGCATGGTGAAGGCCGCGGAGGGCGGGATCCTCCTCGAGCGGGCCGCGTTCGTCTACGCCGCGCTGGCCGTCGTCGCGATCCTCGCGGCCTTCTTCTTCATGGACAACATCAGCTCCGCGAAGTCGTCCGCGCGTGAGCAGCTCTCGGTCGTGCGGTCGAAGCAGACCTGGATCATGGCGTTCCTCTACATCGGCACCTTCGGGTCCTTCATCGGCTACTCCGCCGCGATGCCGCTGCTGATCAAGCTCAACTTCTGGGTGCCCTCGCCCGAGCCTCTCGGTACCGGCATCTACTTCGCCTACTTCGCCTTCCTCGGCGCGCTGATCGGCTCCGCGACCCGTCCGCTCGGCGGTTGGCTGGCCGACCGCTGGGGCGGCGCGAAGGTCACCCTCGGTGCGTTCGTCGGCATGGTCGTCTTCACCCTCGCCGTGCTGTGGACGCTGATGCAGCTGACCCCGAACCCGGAGGCCGCGCCCGCGATCGCACTGCAGAACCAGTCGTGGTTCCCGGTCTTCCTCGGCTTCTTCATGCTCGTCTTCGCCGCCACCGGCATCGGCAACGGGTCGACCTACAAGATGATCCCGTCGATCTTCCGCCGCGAGGCGGAGCTGGCCACCACGCCGGGCACCGCCGAGCGCGAGACCGCGCTGGTCGGCGCGACCAAGAAGTCGTCGGCCGCGGTCGGGATCATCGGTGCGGTCGGCGCGATCGGCGGATTCCTCATCCCGATCGCCTTCAACAGCCCCTGGGTCTCCAACCCCCTCGACGCCACCAAGTCGGCGTTCATCGCCTTCACGGTCTTCTACGCCGTCTGCGCCCTGGTCACCTTCACGGTCTATCTCCGCCCGCAGCGTGCGCGGGTCGGTGAGCTGGCCGAGGTGCGAATCTGA
- a CDS encoding NAD-dependent epimerase/dehydratase family protein: protein MAERTGPGRVLLVTGVSRDLGRRFARAAARHPNVERVIGVDVAPPRGDIGKVGFVRADIRNPVIAKVIAKEEVDTVVHLSVIATPGTTGGRSTMKELNVIGTMQLLAACQTAPSLRQVVVKSTTQVYGASSRDPAMFTESMEPRRTPSSGYARDVADIESYVRGFARRRPDVAVTVLRCANLLGPNVHSPIASHFRRAVVPNVLGYDPRLQFLHEQDLYGVLEHAVRTGVPGTFNVAGDGVLTHSQVARRLQRMTVPIPEPAFGLARFGGGEYPAELRALLTYGRGVDTTRMRSLLGFEPRFTTADTVRDFADSVRPTVSRTDRALATLESRLTGAPR from the coding sequence GTGGCGGAACGCACCGGACCCGGCCGGGTCCTGCTGGTCACCGGGGTCTCACGTGACCTCGGTCGCCGTTTCGCGCGCGCTGCCGCCCGCCACCCCAACGTCGAGCGAGTGATCGGCGTCGATGTCGCCCCGCCTCGCGGGGACATCGGCAAGGTCGGATTCGTCCGCGCCGACATCCGCAACCCGGTGATCGCCAAGGTGATCGCCAAGGAGGAGGTCGACACCGTCGTCCACCTCAGCGTCATCGCGACCCCCGGCACCACCGGGGGTCGTTCGACGATGAAGGAGCTCAACGTCATCGGGACGATGCAGCTCCTCGCGGCGTGCCAGACCGCGCCGTCCCTGCGCCAGGTCGTGGTCAAGTCGACGACCCAGGTCTACGGGGCGAGCAGCCGTGATCCGGCGATGTTCACCGAGTCGATGGAGCCACGGCGCACCCCGTCGTCCGGCTATGCCCGCGACGTGGCCGACATCGAGTCCTACGTACGCGGCTTCGCCCGTCGTCGCCCCGACGTGGCCGTCACGGTGCTGCGCTGTGCCAACCTCCTCGGGCCGAACGTGCACAGCCCGATCGCGTCCCACTTCCGGCGCGCCGTCGTGCCCAACGTGCTCGGCTACGACCCGCGCCTGCAGTTCCTGCACGAGCAGGATCTCTACGGCGTCCTCGAGCATGCCGTACGCACCGGAGTCCCCGGCACGTTCAACGTCGCCGGCGACGGTGTGCTGACCCATTCTCAGGTCGCCAGGCGGCTGCAGCGGATGACCGTGCCGATCCCTGAGCCGGCCTTCGGTCTGGCGAGGTTCGGTGGTGGGGAGTACCCCGCCGAGCTGAGAGCGCTGCTGACCTATGGCCGGGGTGTCGACACGACGAGGATGCGCTCCCTGCTGGGCTTCGAACCGCGTTTCACCACCGCGGACACGGTCCGGGACTTCGCCGACAGTGTGAGGCCGACCGTCAGTCGTACCGACCGCGCCCTGGCTACATTGGAGAGCCGACTGACAGGAGCGCCCCGGTGA
- a CDS encoding 1-acyl-sn-glycerol-3-phosphate acyltransferase, producing the protein MTESAAQGFTGTTTRDRHPLRAIPASDWAAALESAAKEVFGPEWEEQLARFIVFLRRRISGQYSVDEYGFDRELTQRFMLAVLRPIKEKWFRVEVRGIENIPTDGGALIVSNHSGTIPMDGLMTMVSINDELGRDLRPLGADLVFRMPIIGNIARKAGATLACSEDAERMLRNGELVGVWPEGFKGIGKPYSERYKLQRFGRGGFVSSALRTGVPIVPLSVVGAEEIYPLVGNIPALAKVLGVPYLPITPFFPLLGPLGLIPLPSKWLIEFGEPIRTDAYDASEADDPMLVFNVTDQVRETIQQTLYRLLGERASVFG; encoded by the coding sequence GTGACCGAGTCCGCCGCCCAGGGTTTCACCGGCACCACGACGCGCGATCGCCACCCGCTACGGGCGATCCCGGCGTCCGACTGGGCCGCGGCCCTGGAGAGCGCCGCCAAAGAGGTCTTCGGCCCCGAGTGGGAAGAGCAGCTCGCTCGGTTCATCGTGTTCTTGCGGCGCCGGATCTCTGGCCAATACTCGGTCGACGAATACGGCTTCGACCGCGAGCTCACTCAACGCTTCATGCTTGCCGTGCTGCGGCCGATCAAGGAGAAGTGGTTCCGGGTCGAGGTGCGCGGGATCGAGAACATCCCGACCGACGGTGGCGCGCTGATCGTCTCCAACCACTCGGGCACGATTCCGATGGACGGCCTGATGACGATGGTCTCGATCAATGACGAGCTCGGGCGTGACCTGCGCCCGCTCGGGGCCGACCTAGTCTTCCGGATGCCGATCATCGGCAACATCGCCCGCAAGGCTGGGGCCACCCTTGCCTGCAGCGAGGACGCCGAGCGGATGCTGCGCAACGGCGAGCTCGTCGGCGTATGGCCGGAGGGCTTCAAGGGCATCGGCAAGCCCTACAGCGAGCGCTACAAGCTACAGCGCTTCGGCCGCGGTGGCTTCGTCTCCTCCGCGCTGCGCACCGGCGTCCCGATCGTGCCGCTCTCCGTCGTCGGAGCCGAGGAGATCTACCCGCTGGTCGGCAACATCCCGGCCCTCGCCAAGGTCCTCGGCGTCCCTTACCTGCCGATCACGCCCTTCTTCCCGCTTCTCGGGCCGCTGGGTCTCATCCCGCTTCCGTCGAAGTGGCTCATCGAGTTCGGCGAGCCGATCCGCACCGATGCGTACGACGCGTCAGAGGCCGACGACCCGATGCTGGTCTTCAACGTCACCGACCAGGTGCGCGAGACGATCCAGCAGACCCTCTACCGCCTGCTGGGCGAGCGCGCCTCCGTCTTCGGCTGA
- a CDS encoding 30S ribosomal protein bS22: MGSVIKKRRKRMAKKKHRKLLKKTRVQRRKLGK; this comes from the coding sequence GTGGGTTCTGTCATCAAGAAGCGTCGCAAGCGCATGGCGAAGAAGAAGCACCGCAAGCTGCTCAAGAAGACTCGCGTCCAGCGCCGCAAGCTCGGCAAGTGA
- a CDS encoding acetoin utilization protein AcuC, protein MTTPPTTWPNTCQGHSTVVFDDSLADYDFGPTHPMAPIRVDLTMRLADELGILDRLKVVEAPMGTPEQLLTIHDESYIEAVIRAGRSGDPDLAHGLGTEDDPVFPHIHDASAHIVGASIEACRQVYSGESLHSANLMGGLHHAMRGRAAGFCIYNDVAAGIQWLLDQGVKKVAYIDVDVHHGDGVERAFWNDPRVLTISIHETGQLLFPGTGFAEEVGGPDAEGSAVNVALPPGTADHGWLRAFHAVVPDLVREFQPEILVTQQGCDSHTDDPLADLALSVDGQRSTYVALHDLAHEVCAGKWVAFGGGGYAVVDVVPRAWTHLLALVSGNPLEPTLDVPGGWREHVQTRLGRVAPLRMTDGREPAYRDWGSGYDPGTWLDRQVHATRTAVFPLHGLDPMP, encoded by the coding sequence ATGACGACTCCGCCGACCACATGGCCGAACACCTGCCAGGGGCACTCGACGGTCGTCTTCGATGACAGCCTGGCCGACTACGACTTCGGCCCGACCCACCCGATGGCGCCGATCCGGGTCGACCTGACGATGCGGCTGGCCGACGAGCTCGGCATCCTCGACCGTCTGAAGGTCGTCGAGGCGCCGATGGGCACCCCGGAGCAGCTGCTCACCATCCACGACGAGAGCTACATCGAGGCCGTGATCAGAGCCGGCCGCAGCGGTGACCCGGATCTCGCCCACGGCCTCGGCACGGAGGACGACCCGGTCTTCCCGCACATCCACGACGCCAGCGCCCACATCGTCGGCGCGAGCATCGAGGCCTGTCGCCAGGTCTACTCCGGGGAGAGCCTGCACAGTGCCAATCTCATGGGTGGTCTGCACCATGCGATGCGCGGCCGCGCCGCTGGATTCTGCATCTACAACGACGTCGCCGCCGGCATCCAGTGGCTCCTCGACCAAGGGGTGAAGAAGGTCGCCTACATCGACGTGGACGTGCACCACGGCGACGGCGTCGAGCGGGCCTTCTGGAACGACCCGCGGGTCCTGACGATCTCCATCCACGAGACCGGGCAGCTGCTCTTCCCGGGCACAGGATTCGCAGAGGAGGTCGGCGGCCCGGACGCCGAGGGGAGCGCGGTCAACGTCGCGCTCCCGCCCGGCACCGCGGACCACGGCTGGCTGCGTGCCTTCCACGCCGTCGTGCCCGACCTGGTCCGTGAGTTCCAGCCGGAGATCCTGGTGACCCAGCAGGGCTGCGACTCGCACACCGACGACCCTCTTGCCGACCTGGCCCTCAGCGTGGACGGGCAGCGTTCGACGTACGTCGCCCTTCACGACCTCGCCCACGAGGTGTGTGCGGGCAAGTGGGTCGCGTTCGGCGGCGGCGGTTATGCGGTGGTCGACGTGGTTCCCCGCGCGTGGACGCATCTTCTTGCGCTAGTGTCTGGTAATCCCTTGGAGCCGACGCTCGACGTGCCAGGTGGCTGGCGCGAGCACGTGCAGACGCGCCTCGGGAGGGTCGCACCGTTGCGCATGACGGACGGGCGTGAACCGGCCTACCGCGACTGGGGGAGCGGATACGACCCCGGCACGTGGCTGGACCGGCAGGTCCACGCGACTCGCACAGCGGTGTTCCCGCTGCACGGGCTCGACCCGATGCCGTAG
- a CDS encoding DEAD/DEAH box helicase, producing the protein MTDPNYDPLSIAKDVRSWAKRTVGHLDRLVSEVNKAEAEARKSSIVVPFPEREGAILGGTVAVPGPAAGKPVDAMWKAVDHYARLRDSAGLFTIDVGVLTCELRALVTATKPRRRLFRQLPPDPAVVDRLLELRDWAVKTGYDQALAGVAEGRLTAEPSLSERVNALASVLGVAAPEGTPGRVDAEDSELVHTALRLHAQIDAHHERLREEVREAYAKAQDRKLDIELARLPLDALKAVSDGGLRLGTLESAGIDNVGEVLRMGGSIAQLPGISEDGARMILAAAGRLRRAAAENLGHRIDAKPEDPLLTSLVRALATARAFEDDLSEHRGRLSELADAVADWGTVPAWDGEVLLLHRSSPRRGADLATWVKNWADWAGNTGLAKLLSRTESVISVEEAWATYSRQAVEFYGSLAEIAGIPVDEQGAQGHLPDQIVEAVNSLHLDKAQLAVSLRGYQDFGARFALMQRRVILGDEMGLGKTVQAIAAMAHLAASGANHFVVVCPPAVVFNWVKEIRAHSRLAAFRIHGPDRDAELRRWRQQGGVAVVSFGISNGIDLGGLDPAMLVVDEAHYVKNPEAKRSQAVARHAQRSDRVLFLSGTPMENRLSEFHALVSHLQPDVLGDIDPAAAAVGGKQFRAAVAPVYLRRKSEDVLAELPELIQTEEWTDLTAVETDAYLDALNASDFAALRRIALTADPDSSKLARLEEIVDEALGGGRKVLVFSYFREALAAILDRLGDRAIGVINGSVPVAAREKLCEEFNSSLRPKVLIGQIEAMGTGLNLQAASVVVLCEPQVKPTIEAQAIKRAHRMGQVENVSVYRLLTTESVDERMLALLDLKRRVFDEYVDESAVATVSPDAVDATDADLAKQVLAQEQNRLIEQLRARAAAQRAASTPQPESPAAGPTDAKSSRVETCPSCDRRVDPMSGRCACS; encoded by the coding sequence GTGACCGACCCGAACTACGATCCGCTCAGCATCGCGAAGGACGTGCGGTCATGGGCCAAACGCACCGTCGGTCATCTCGACCGGCTGGTGAGCGAGGTGAATAAGGCGGAGGCTGAGGCTCGTAAGAGCAGCATCGTCGTGCCTTTCCCTGAGCGTGAAGGGGCGATCCTCGGAGGCACGGTCGCTGTCCCAGGACCTGCCGCCGGTAAGCCCGTTGACGCGATGTGGAAGGCCGTCGATCACTATGCCCGGCTGCGTGATTCCGCCGGACTGTTCACCATCGATGTCGGTGTGCTGACGTGTGAGCTGCGCGCACTGGTCACAGCAACGAAGCCACGGCGGCGGCTGTTTCGGCAGCTGCCGCCGGACCCGGCTGTGGTCGACAGACTGTTGGAGCTGCGCGACTGGGCGGTCAAGACCGGGTACGACCAGGCACTGGCGGGGGTTGCCGAAGGTCGGCTTACCGCCGAGCCCTCGCTGAGCGAGAGGGTGAATGCCTTGGCCAGCGTTCTCGGGGTCGCTGCTCCGGAGGGAACACCCGGACGCGTCGACGCCGAAGACTCCGAGCTGGTGCACACGGCGCTGCGGCTTCACGCCCAGATCGATGCACACCATGAACGTCTGCGCGAGGAGGTACGAGAGGCGTACGCGAAGGCGCAGGACCGCAAGCTGGACATCGAGCTTGCCCGCCTCCCGCTGGACGCGCTCAAGGCGGTCAGCGACGGAGGGCTGCGGCTGGGGACGTTGGAGAGCGCCGGGATCGACAATGTCGGCGAGGTGCTGCGGATGGGTGGAAGCATCGCCCAGCTGCCAGGGATCAGCGAAGACGGCGCACGGATGATCCTTGCTGCGGCGGGGAGACTGCGTCGTGCCGCTGCAGAGAATCTCGGGCATCGCATCGACGCCAAACCAGAGGACCCGCTGCTGACCAGCCTCGTGAGGGCCTTGGCGACAGCGCGTGCCTTTGAGGACGATCTGAGCGAGCACCGTGGGCGACTCTCCGAGCTGGCCGACGCGGTCGCGGACTGGGGAACCGTCCCGGCATGGGACGGCGAGGTCCTTCTGCTTCACCGCTCGTCTCCGCGTCGCGGCGCGGATCTGGCGACGTGGGTGAAGAACTGGGCGGACTGGGCCGGCAACACCGGGCTGGCCAAGCTTCTCTCGAGGACAGAGTCGGTCATCTCTGTGGAAGAGGCGTGGGCGACCTACAGCCGTCAGGCTGTGGAGTTCTACGGCTCGTTGGCGGAGATCGCCGGTATTCCTGTGGACGAGCAGGGGGCGCAGGGGCACCTGCCGGATCAGATCGTCGAAGCCGTCAACTCGCTGCACCTGGACAAGGCACAGCTGGCGGTCTCGCTGCGCGGCTACCAAGACTTCGGAGCGCGGTTCGCACTCATGCAGCGCCGAGTCATCCTCGGTGACGAGATGGGTCTGGGAAAGACGGTGCAGGCGATCGCCGCGATGGCGCATCTGGCAGCGAGCGGAGCGAACCATTTCGTGGTGGTGTGTCCCCCTGCTGTCGTCTTCAACTGGGTCAAGGAGATCCGGGCGCACAGTCGCCTCGCGGCCTTCCGAATTCACGGTCCTGATCGTGATGCTGAGCTGCGCCGTTGGCGTCAGCAAGGGGGCGTCGCCGTGGTCTCGTTCGGCATCTCGAACGGAATCGACCTCGGCGGTTTGGATCCGGCGATGCTCGTCGTCGACGAGGCCCACTACGTCAAGAACCCCGAGGCCAAGCGGTCTCAGGCGGTTGCGCGCCATGCCCAGCGTAGTGACCGTGTGCTCTTCCTATCCGGCACGCCGATGGAGAACCGGCTCAGCGAGTTTCACGCCCTCGTCTCGCACCTGCAACCCGACGTGCTCGGTGATATCGACCCAGCCGCGGCCGCTGTAGGCGGGAAGCAGTTCCGGGCGGCGGTGGCCCCGGTCTATCTGCGCCGCAAGTCCGAAGATGTGCTTGCCGAGCTGCCGGAGCTGATCCAGACAGAGGAGTGGACGGATCTCACCGCAGTTGAAACCGACGCCTATCTTGATGCGCTGAACGCCAGCGACTTCGCTGCGTTGCGCAGGATCGCCTTGACCGCTGATCCGGATTCGTCCAAGCTCGCCCGCCTCGAGGAGATCGTCGACGAGGCGCTCGGCGGGGGTCGAAAGGTATTGGTCTTCTCCTACTTCCGAGAGGCGCTCGCGGCGATCTTAGACAGGCTCGGGGACAGGGCGATCGGCGTGATCAATGGGAGTGTCCCCGTCGCTGCTCGAGAGAAGCTCTGCGAGGAGTTCAACAGCTCGTTGCGCCCAAAGGTGCTGATCGGCCAGATCGAGGCAATGGGCACCGGTCTCAATCTGCAGGCCGCATCGGTTGTGGTCTTGTGTGAGCCTCAGGTCAAACCCACCATCGAGGCACAGGCGATCAAGCGTGCGCACCGAATGGGCCAGGTCGAGAACGTCTCGGTCTACCGGCTGCTGACCACGGAGTCGGTCGATGAGCGCATGCTTGCACTCCTTGACCTCAAGCGGCGCGTCTTCGACGAGTATGTCGACGAGTCCGCCGTCGCGACGGTGTCTCCCGATGCGGTCGACGCCACCGATGCTGATCTGGCCAAACAGGTCTTGGCACAGGAGCAGAACCGCTTGATCGAGCAACTGCGTGCCCGCGCGGCTGCGCAGCGGGCGGCTTCCACGCCGCAGCCGGAGTCCCCAGCGGCGGGTCCCACGGATGCCAAGTCGTCGCGGGTGGAGACATGCCCGTCGTGCGACCGCAGGGTCGACCCCATGTCAGGACGGTGCGCCTGTTCGTGA
- a CDS encoding alkaline phosphatase PhoX, translated as MSATRRSLLTGGAAAGVGLAVAGAVPALAEAKPAKPGTLGRKRAREPFPPLVDDPKGILALAEGFTYAIVTSAGETTLKTGEKTPSNHDGMMVLGGRRGRYTLIQNHEIEPGEGIPVPLVEGTVYDPGAPSGGCTVITTDAGGANFGEFVAISGTSTNCAGGPTPWGTWLTCEETVNDAGEEWEGEDGTKGVYEKDHGYVFEVWADGSADPRPIKAFGRYDHEALAIDKTRTRVYLSEDADEPNGLFYRWTAPAGTRLGPGVLTEMADDAGTLAAMQIILPDGSVLPDVAYLTSAQMGQPFPVKWKTVPERDAQETPCRAQFADGEVTRGRKFEGVWGTDEGVYVVNSYAWEEGDMPADASPHDGMVWFYDYQAETIQLVTYFPHQTQSEDDAPAPRFSDLTFDGPDNVTVTPWGSLVLAEDGSGASHVLGAFPGGPAYAIARNDLNDSEFCGPCFSPDGKVLFVNMQDPGYTLAITGPWERYLG; from the coding sequence ATGTCCGCAACTCGACGCTCCCTGCTCACCGGAGGAGCCGCGGCCGGCGTCGGCCTGGCCGTCGCCGGTGCCGTTCCCGCTCTGGCCGAGGCGAAGCCCGCCAAGCCCGGCACCCTCGGCCGCAAGCGCGCCCGTGAGCCGTTCCCGCCGCTCGTGGACGACCCCAAGGGCATCCTCGCGCTGGCCGAGGGGTTCACGTACGCCATCGTCACCTCGGCCGGGGAGACGACCCTGAAGACGGGGGAGAAGACGCCGTCCAACCACGACGGGATGATGGTGCTCGGCGGCAGGCGCGGCCGCTACACGCTGATCCAGAATCACGAGATCGAGCCCGGCGAGGGGATCCCGGTGCCTTTGGTCGAGGGGACGGTCTACGACCCGGGCGCACCGTCGGGCGGCTGCACGGTGATCACCACCGACGCGGGCGGCGCCAACTTCGGTGAGTTCGTCGCGATCTCCGGCACCTCCACCAACTGCGCCGGCGGTCCGACGCCGTGGGGGACGTGGCTGACCTGCGAGGAGACGGTCAACGACGCCGGCGAGGAGTGGGAGGGCGAGGACGGGACCAAGGGCGTCTACGAGAAGGACCACGGCTACGTCTTCGAGGTCTGGGCCGACGGCTCCGCCGACCCGCGCCCGATCAAGGCGTTCGGCCGCTACGACCACGAGGCGCTCGCGATCGACAAGACTCGGACCCGGGTCTACCTGTCCGAGGACGCCGACGAGCCGAACGGGCTCTTCTACCGCTGGACCGCCCCGGCCGGGACGAGGCTCGGCCCGGGCGTGCTCACCGAGATGGCCGACGACGCCGGCACGCTGGCCGCGATGCAGATCATCCTTCCCGACGGCTCGGTGCTGCCGGACGTTGCCTACCTGACCTCCGCGCAGATGGGCCAGCCCTTCCCGGTGAAGTGGAAGACCGTCCCCGAGCGCGACGCCCAGGAAACGCCGTGCCGCGCGCAGTTCGCCGACGGTGAGGTCACCCGGGGCCGCAAGTTCGAGGGCGTGTGGGGCACCGACGAGGGCGTCTACGTGGTCAACTCCTACGCCTGGGAGGAAGGCGACATGCCGGCCGACGCGTCGCCGCACGACGGCATGGTCTGGTTCTACGACTACCAGGCCGAGACGATCCAGCTGGTGACGTACTTCCCTCACCAGACCCAGTCCGAGGACGATGCCCCGGCCCCTCGGTTCAGTGACCTCACCTTCGACGGCCCCGACAACGTCACCGTCACGCCGTGGGGCTCGCTGGTCCTCGCCGAGGACGGCAGCGGCGCCTCGCACGTGCTCGGCGCGTTCCCGGGCGGTCCGGCCTACGCCATCGCCCGCAACGACCTCAACGACTCCGAGTTCTGCGGCCCCTGCTTCTCGCCCGACGGCAAGGTCCTCTTCGTCAACATGCAGGACCCTGGCTACACCCTGGCCATCACCGGACCTTGGGAGCGCTACCTCGGTTGA